DNA from Malus sylvestris chromosome 11, drMalSylv7.2, whole genome shotgun sequence:
ttgtcccacattggggaAAACAAGATTCCCAATGGCCTTTATATAGATTTAGTGCTTTAGTCTAGTAATTAGAACATGGACCATTTGGAATGGATTGAAGGCTTGGGCCTTATggttgtgtggattaggcttgtataatatagtctaaatacaattaatattaattaatcaagacaagggccttCCTTGGGGCACTTAGGGCcttggaatttaaaattaatctgattcattatttttattttttgaattaagtttttaattaatttattaattaaaaacgttttgattaaaagaCACAGCTCTTAGAAAGAGTTGTGTACCTTCAAATACACTGAACATGTATTTGAAAGGGTGTGAAACAACCTATATATATGCAATCACAGTATCCAAATGTATCATCTTTCTTGCTCTTTTCTTCCGTACGAATTTTctagagagtaaacacacaaaaagcAAATTTGCTAGAGTTCTAGAATCCAGTGCGGATTGTAGAATTAGGTCGTTGAATcctggtcgagcagacgttgtagaaccacaagcacatGAGTGGGACGTAAATACTGTTTGAAGGACATAGCTTTTACGCTAGCCTCTTCcttctgtaatcaagttagtaacatcaatattcttatattaatttctGTATTATTGTGTAATTTTCGTTTTGCATAgcaagtatattttggttaataaaatattagaatttttgttatttttgtttatttctgaattgttctccaacaattGTCGTTTATCTTAATAGAATCCACGATATCATCGTCCAATGGCTGACAAAACTTACACTAATTTTTTAAGGATAAACTATCATTTTAATCATTGAATTATCATTTGAATGAAAATTAAGTCTATAAACTATGTTTTCAGAAATATTAGTCATTAGATGATGATATCTTGGAGTCTAttaagaacaacaacaacaacaacaacctaATAATTCAATGACTTAATTTTTACTAAGGTGATAGTTCTGGAACTAAATCGACctttcacatatttttttattcagaGTTCACAGTATACTTTTCAACCTATATATACCAACTTAGAATTCTTTTTTTGAATTACACAAAATTGAACTGACTTGACTAAACTCAAATCTGCATTTTAGCATTCTTGTTAGGACAATCATAACTTGTTTTTAAGGTTGTAGGCTTGCAATTCAAGTAATTAAGAGTGATGTGATATTAataaacagaaaaacaaaattgatatTTTACAATAAATTGATAACACTACAATACATGATGGTGTGACAATCTTACATAAAAACCCCATGGATAATAGCTATTCAAATGAATAGAGGGACATTTATACCTCTTGTGCGGAAACTTAAATCTAGACATACTCCTACAAACACAAACCAAGGTGTAGAACCTCGTTGTTGGCACGTCTTCCTCATctcaaaaccaaataaaatgattgaattatGGAATCTAATGTTCAATGCTTACTAATTCATTGTATTAACAAGAGGTGACttaatttttcttattagaTGTTCTAGCTCCTTGTATTATTAAACTTCGTattaattttcttgttttgcGAGTACAAAGTTATGAAAAAGTGAGTTATAATTTAATCAAGTAGACAATGTTTTGAATATTTAAAGTTCGTttagatgtgcttttaaaatgactgaaagcgcttttagagaaagtatttttgggtttcaaaagcactttaagtgattTCTACGAGAAGcactagttatgtgcttcttccaggaagcactttaagtgctttttcagGATTTATTAGcattttactaaggattgtttcaaaaaatattttcacctaaaatactttcagtcattttaaaagcacatccaacgAATTTTTAATCAACCCCAATTCAACTTATCTGCATTTAAATAAGACCCGACCTGATGTGCGTAATTTGTATGGACTTGTGACACCACGTGGTCTTACACATTACTTTATAAACCCTAGACAAAGAGTAAGAAATGGTTTAATGACATCAGAGTAAGAAATGGTTTATGACATCAGAGTTGCGATTGCCTTACCCACACGCACTCGGGTGACCCCAGACAAAGACTAAGAAATGGTTTAAGGTCATCAATAATaccaaaggaaaactaatgaaaagggcttgaaaactttgagttttaatgataaggacaaaataaagggtaaagtgaatagtaccaggattgactttttagtgtaaaaatgtggtttttcgttaaagtgaacagtaccgggtgcttttcgttaaagttccctaatacCAATGCATGATTTGATGTCCAATacggaccaggatcctctcctgagctaaggatgaggattCTCTTGACCAAAGAGtgtgggccgttggatgaaaatccaacggctacaaacatggaggtccctttaaagttataataattgtagccgttgaattttcatccaacggcccacaCTCCTTGAtcaagaggatcctcatccttagctcaggagaggatcctggtccgtCCAATACAAAAGCTAAGAGACCAATAACTACTGGTCAAAGTCATTAGATGATGATATCCTGGAGTCTAttaagaacaacaacaacaacaactaccTAATAATTCAATAACTTAATTTTTATTAAGGTGATAGTTCTGGGACTAAATCgacatttcacatctttttaTATTCAGAGTTCACAGTATACTTTTCAACCTATATATACCAACTTAGAATTCTTTTTTCAATTACACAAAATTGAACTGACTTGACTAAACTCAAATCTGCATTTTAGAATTCTTGTTAGGACAATCATAACTTGTTTTTAAGGTTGTAGGCTTACAATTCAAGTAATTAAGAGTGATGTGATATTACTAATCCACTTGTTATAataaacagaaaaacaaaattgatatTTTACAATAAATTGATAACACTACAATACATGATGGTGTGACAATCTTACATAAAAACCCCATGGATAATAGCTATTCAAATGAATAGAGGGACATTTAGACCTCTTGTGCGGAAGCTTGGATCTTGACATACTCCTTCAAACACGAACCAAAGTGTAGAACCTCCTTGTTGGCACGTCTTAATCATctcaaaaccaaataaaatgattgaattatGGAATCTAATGTTCAATGCTTACTAATTCATTGTATTAACAAGAGGTGACttaatttttcttattagaTGTTCTAGCTCCTTGTATTATTAAACTtcgtattaatttttttgttttgcgaGTACAAAGTTATGAAAAAGTGAGTTATAATTTAATCAAGTAGACAATGTTTTGAATATTTAAagttcgtttggatgtgcttttaaaatgattgaaagcacttttagagaaaatatttttgagttccaaaagcactttaagtgattTCTACGAGAATcactagttatgtgcttcttccaggaagcactttaagggCTTTTTTCAGGATTTATTAACgttttactaaggattgtttcaaaaaatattttcacctaaagtactttcaatcattttaaaagcacatccaaacgaaaTTTTAATCAACCCCAATTCAACTTATCTGCATTTAAATAAGACCCGACCTGATGTGCGTAATTTGTATGGACTTGTGACACCACGTGGTCTTACACATTACTTTATAAACCCTAGACAAAGAGTAAGAAATGGTTTAATGACATCAGAGTAAGAAATGGTTTATGACACCAGAGTTGCGATTGCCTTACCCACACGCACTCGGGTGAACCCAGACAAAGAGTAAGAAATGGTTTAAGGTCATCAATACTAACCAACGCATGATTTGATGTCCaaaatacaaaagctaagaGACCAATAACTACTGGTCAAAGTCATCATGTGGAAATTCACATTGCTTTAGACATTCACACTACTTTTGCAGTGAACATTCGACTGCTTTTACAAGACGTGTGAgtttttaatttatgaaatttgcTTTAAAATTTTATCGACCGTACAGTGGTTGTTGAACTTTGGACTTGCAGTTAACGTAGGAATTCCAGTTGCACAGAACCGTGACTTGACAACCTTAAAATGAATTAGCCATTCTTGAGCACCGTATATAATGATGTGTAAGGCGGTTGCAAGGGTTTCCCATCTGCATGAACTAGTCAAATTGCATCAATGGAGCTCCTCCAATTTGATTCAAAACTGTTGACGTCCCTTGTGTTGCTAGGGTTCATAGGATTGTTGGCACGTCTCTACAATGGGCATGTGGCGAAGCCGAAGAGGCTTCGTTCCTTgctaaccaagcaaggaatcaaTGGACCTCCACAAACTCTTCTGCTGGGAAATATTTTGGAGATCAAGGAGGCTCGAGGCTCCAGCAATTCTACCATTGAACCCCCGATCTCTCACAATTGTGCTGCTCTTCTCTTTCCATTTTTTGAGAAGTGGAGGAAACTTTATGGTATAAataataatatgcatataattatCCATTTAGTACTATGTTTATGATCATGATCCTCTCCTCATCACATACGAGGATAACTTTCATGGAAGGGGTCGGACATATATGTCTGTCATATATAGCATATCAGtttttcctttatattttaCTTGGATCTGTTTTTATGCTATTGGCTATTCTGTTGATTCTTCTCCAAATAGGAACCACCGATTTACAAATATTATTAACCACAGAATTTAGTGAGCCGTGCCAAATCTTTCTATGGATTGCTTCTTTAGCCTCTTTCGCCATCAAGGTACCTATGGTACCAGTTCATATTTGGTTACCTGAAGCTCATGTAGAGGCACCTACGGCAGGATCTGTCATCTTGGCAGGAATTCCTTTAAAATTGAGAACCTACGGGTTTTTAAGATTTTCAATACCCATGCGGATACGAAacagagagaggaggagggggTGGGTGGGTATTTAGTACTATGTTTATGATCATGATCCTCTCCTCATCACATACGAGGACAACTTTCATGAAAGGGATCGGATACGAAACCCCCTCCCCCCCTGGGGGGGAGTGTATCTCCGGATACGAAAGTTTATGCAtatataatcatattcaaattttATGGCCATTAGAAAATTAAGTTGATTTTTTCTCAATGATGAAATTCTGACTACTGATTAACGGCTAGTGGGAAATATTTTGTACAGGTGAAGTATTTGTGTTTGCACTTGGAAACACACAAATATTATACGTGAACCAACCTGATGCAGTGAGGGAGATTACAACATGCACATCCTTGGACTTGGGGAAACCAACGTATCAATTTAAAGAACGCGGTCCTTTGCTCGGTCAAGGTATTTTAACCTCAAATGGCGCCTCATGGGTGCATCAGCGCAAAATCATTGCTCCTGAACTATACATGGACAAGGTTAAGGTATATATACTCTTAAGCAGTCATTAAACGATCAAGGGTGTAGTAATCTTAGTGGTAGCCCTTGGTGTAGTATTAGAAATAGAAAGATGGTTGAAAAAAAATCTCTAGGCCACCTTTGTTTTGATTATACTTATATATGGTCACCCCACAGGGAATGATTAACTTAATCGCGGAGTCTACGGTTACACTGATAAATTCATGGAACAGTAGAATTGAGGCAGAAGGAGGAATTTCTGACATAAAAATAGACAGCTACATGGGAAGCTTCTCTGGCGATGCTATCTCAAGAGCTTGTTTTGGAAGCAACTATTCCAAAGGGGAGGAGATATTTCAGAAACTAAAGAAACTCCAGGAGGCTATGGGCAGGAAAGCTTTTCTGGCCGGAATTCCTGGAATGAGGTACTCACCATTGCGAAAACGTATCTACATCTAGGATGCTGTTGTGGTGGTATCCCAAGCTAATCATGCACTACCATAGGTTTCAACATTTCCGCATAACAACAGTTGATTGGCTTGAGATATCGTCATGGCATCCTTGTTGCGGAGAAGTTCTTCTCCACTATTAGGTCTTCCTTATATAAATCCATAACCAACTATGTAAATTTGGCCAAATCTTTGTTCATttcatatatacacatatatgcgGTAACATCTTTTGTAGGTATTCAGGTACTCTCACATAATTGATTAACTTGGTCTGCAGATGTTGTACATATAACACTATTCTTGAAATCAATACTTGTTTACCCATAATCTTATTAATTAATCGTAATCTTGTTGCAGACACCTTCCCACAAAGAGCAATACGGAAGTTTGGACCTTAGAAAAGGAGGCTAGCTCTTTGATACAGCAGGTAGTGAAGGAAAGGCAGGCAGCAGAATATGAGAAGGACATATTGCAAATTATTCTTGAGGGTGCTAAAAACAGTAACCTGAGCCAGGAGGCAACAGACCGCTTCATCGTTGATAACTGCAAGAACATATacttggccgggtatgaaaccACAGCAGTTGCAGCCACATGGTGCCTCATGCTGTTGGCTTCGAACCAAGAATGGCAAGAACGTGTCAGAGCCGAGGCTCATCAAATTTGCCAGGGCCGCATTCCAGATGCTGAAATGGTTCGTAACATGAAAAAGGTATTTGATCTTTACATGactatgatatatgttttattatTATACTCCCTGATTAAGATGTATGTTTACATGATCAACGTTTGGAATTCTTCCATGTTTGAAAGATATATTGCTGTGATAATGCTATGAAATTAAAGTCTTGCAAAGTAGTATACTGTATACAACGCCTTGAGATCTCTAATCTCAGCGCCCTTTAGAATTTTGGGTTTCATGTATCAGTTACCATAAACTTGACCTTTTGAATTATGTGTGCAGCTAACAATGGTGATTCATGAATCATTGCGTCTATATCCCCCAGTTAGTGTGGTGTCAAGGGAGGCATTGAAGGACATGAAGTTCGGGGACATTCATGTCCCAAAAGGTGTCAATGTTTGGACCATGGTGGTGACACTGCACACTGATCCGGAAGTATGGGGACCAGATTCGTACGCATTTAAACCCGATAGGTTTGCGAATGGGATCACAGGCGCTTGCAAGCTTCCACACTTGTACATGCCATTCGGAGTTGGTCCTCGAATCTGTCTAGGACAGTACTTTGCCATGGTTGAGCTCAAGGTACTGATAGCTCTCATAGTATCCAACTTCTCCTTCTCACTTTCTCCCAAGTACCGCCATGCACCTACACTTAGATTAGTTGTGGAGCCGGAACATGGTGTTGATCTCTTGGTGAAGAAGTTACGACAAGAAGCAGCTAAATAACCATTGTGCTGAAAAATAAGAGAGGCTGGTTAGGCCCCCTGCTCTCTAGAGTTTAGTCTGTTCACTTGGTGTTGCTGGTTCCAATAAGGCTTGTTTATTTGTACTGCGCTTGTAACTATATACTGAAATTTCATAATAACGAGTTCGTTTTTCTTCTATCCCCCGTCAATTTAAAGTAGCTATCTATttttgaggttccaccataaaaccgaTTGCCAAAATGGGGAGAGGCCATATATACTCCACAATTATTGCTATATACTCAATGTATAAAACAAATCGACGGAGTTGACATCAATCGTGCAAACAAGGGCCCATCCATGAGCGACAGTCTTGACATTCCAGAATCTGTTGGTGTATCTGCCCAGTTGCCAACTCGTTTGTCATCAAGACTAGTTGATTTAGACATGGAAGACGTGGGAAAGAGGAGAACTTAGATTCTGACTTGTACAGTTCGAAGCATCCTCTGTTTTTCCCTTCCAGGAAAAATGAGAGACGGATAACTTAGAGGAGATTGAAGGTGAGCACAATCTTTACCAATTTTCTCATCAGAGCAATGCAACAGATGTTTGTTTGGTTCTTAGTCGGATGACATCGTCAAAATTGTCTGTCGGATGAAAGCGGATTGATTACAATGTTTCGATGAAACAATTATGTACACTTTGACATGTGATCGGGAAAAATGCAGCACCGCTAAACAACGGCAATAGTGAAAACTATAGCGTATTTCTTGTTCCATGGATAAACAAAATGCAGCACTGCTAAACAACGGAAAGTCCAGGATGAGTGCGACTTGAATTCATGGGTTGTCTTTGCTATTGTTCATGCCTCGTTAGCAGTTAGTCCCGAAATTTCTTTGAGTGGCTTCCACACAAATTTCCTCCTGCCAATATATCGGTTTTTTTGACATGATCTTTGCCATGAAAGTACGCATGAACACCTAAAAATGTATGGAAAAAAAGAGAAGACATTTGGCATTACCAGTTTCCGCACTCCGCGATGACCCTGACTTTGGGACGGAGGGTGGGAAGCAGAGCAAGAAACTGCAATTCCGCCTTCGACAGAACCTGAAGTACATGGGACAACATTAATGTGCTTGAATTCCTATTTTGCTTCGGGAAGTGATTTTCGCAGTCCGCTTTTGTTTACAAGAGTAAATACCTTGGCTTCAATGATCCAGACTACAAGGCCTTTGGCCTTCGGAGGCAGAGCGGCAAGCCTGTAATCCACCTCTGGTGGGAAGTACCATCTTGATATGGGCTGCTTCCCTAGATGAGGCTACTTTCCAACAATAATCATTTGAGTAAGAAGAATACAAGAAAATGGCCTCTACAATTTGACATGAACACGAAAAGTAATAATCTGATAACATAACATGTTAGATATCTAAACTTACCGGACAAACGGGGTGGACCTTGGTGAGGGTGGTCTCAGGATCACCGAGCCCTCGCGCACTGAGGTCCAGAAAATAGTAGCCCTGGTACGTCAGGCGGTTAAGATAACGCCCCTCGTACCCTCCTTCATGGGGAGAGTAGACAGCAAGGGCCTTGTGTTCTTCGACGTCAGAAAGCCAACGGCCAAGATCAAATCTCACCAAGTCTCCTCCTATGAAGTCCTCTATCCCTCTCCCACACCTTATCATTCCAGCCCTCTTGGATGCCTTACCATTTCCATGTCCCCCACACATTCCCACCATTAGCACCATGCTTCTGTTTCCCTTCAGCCCATTGTTTCCGATGAAGCTGCTTCGAGGCGGTGGCTGCTTGTGCCGGAGATTCGCGGAGACGGGAAGATTCGTTCCATGCTTGAAGCAGTTTGCAGCCGCCATATTCTAACTGGAAGGAAGATAGTGATGGTGTGGGAGAAAATGCCATTAGCGGGAAGGAAATGGAAATTAGATAAAAGGTTGTGAAAGAAACAATGCCAAGACACTGCGTTTGTATGGTGGGcaatgaagataagaaatcaCAACTCTCTCCTGTACTAAAATGTATGGTGCTTGTGTTTGTGGGGAAAATaataaactcatttttttttttttaattttttttttaggagatgtttgaaagtacttttaaaatgattgaattagGAAGAAGCACAGTTATGTGCTTTTTTTAAGAAGCACTTGATGGTTTTCACAATTCACTTGTGTTTTTACTAATGACTggttcaaaaacattttcatcgaaaacgcttttagtcattgtaaaagtacttccaaacgagctcttcaaaattttaaaatatattttggaATTATATTAAGGATATGTTGAgtaaaactttaattttttttattatagaaAGTGAAAGTTATGTTGATGACAGTCGTGCATGGATATGAGACGTAATTACATACATTGTCGATTTGGTGAATCTCATATTTCATTCGCCTTCTATCAACGTTAAAAGTTAAACATTGTAAAATGTGTTGTGAAATTATAAGGATATCTTGAGTAAAGCTTATATTTTTCTAATTCTAGAATGTAAGAGATGCGTTAAGGACAATCGGTGCAAGCTACCATAAACTATCTGCAAGTTGCCATAAACTATCGAGTTGGTGAATCGCACAATACATATCGATTTTGGAATGTATTTTGAAAGTATGTTAGGAATGTTGAGTAAAACTTTCatctttaaattattaaaaagtaGGAGCTACGTCAGGATGTTCATGCGCAGTGACATAACGTACACTAAATTCTTGGTTTCATGGACTCACAATGGAGATCCATTCCATCAACGTTTCACTTTAAgattattaatttgttgaatCTCAATGTCCCATAATGTGAACCATTTCATCGACATTCTCACGGTCAACTAGGGTAACATTATATGGTGAAGTTCAGATTCTACCATAAACAAATTTACAATACCGAAAACAGCATAACTCTTTATAATCATATGCAAAATATTCTTAATGAGTGAAAAATATTATGATTATGGTAAAACATATCATAGAGATTTGACGTGAAAAACAAAGTGTCAGTTGTCGACTATATGACATACTCCCCCTTTCCCTTTATACTTGAAACcggcaacaacaacaacaacaacaacaaagccttttcccactaagtggggtcggctatatgaatcctagaacgccattgcgctcggttttgtgtcatgtcctccgttagatccaagtactctaagtcttttcttagagtctcttccaaagttttcctaggtcttcctctaccccttcggccctgaacctctgtcccgtagtcacatcttcgaaccggagcgtcagtcggccttctttgcacatgtccaaatcaccggagccgattttctctcatctttcctacaatttcggctactcctactttacctcggatatcctcattcccaatcttatcctttctcgtgtgcccacacatcccacgaagcatcctcatctccgctacacccattttgtgtacgtgttgatgcttcaccgcccaacattctgtgtcatacaacatcgctggccttattgccgtcctataaaattttcccttgagcttcagtggcctacgacggtcacacaacacgccggatgcactcttacacttcatccatccagcttgtattctatggttgagatctccatctaattctccgttctcttgcaagatagatcctaggtagcgaaaacggtcgctttttgtgatcttcgctagattgctccggtcattagtgtggataagtatataaatggatagagataggaaagcaaacacaagatgtacgtggttcacccagattggctacgtccacggaatagaagagttttcattaattgtgaagggtttacacaagtacataggttcaagctctcctttagtgagtacaagtgaatgatttagtacaaatgacattaggaaatattgtgggagaatgatctcgtaatcacgaaacttctaagtatcggagtgtggtgtcgtcttgacttgccttttctgtctcataggtagatgtggcatcttctctggaagtactcttcctccatccagggtggtatctttaactggtggagatgcacaaggtaatgtatcaatttcacttgaagcttacttgtagtttcaggcttggtcaagcgcgatacaaaccatgtagtaggagtcccccaagtcgccgagctagggggtctgctgaaagaggtgacagacaaggtaagcaatcaaagctccgactgattgttcaccttctccccatcttgcagcagcatgaaggataaagagaagaaaaatgagaagagatgatatgggatacttttgcttttgaagaagtaactttccacaggcttattcttgaactgagctggagggttttctggtttcctccagagtataaggccgactgaagaatttgagggtcaaaacaagtccatcaaatctagagtacgttccaccctgctgatatgggatacttttgcttttgacagagtaatggatgtatcggcacgtgtgctgatacgcttgtctccacatgcttccttgtatccttcacacttgccctatctgttcctcaagcagatgcggaatcttccctggaaacataagatgttgaagatgagtactcgagagcaatgccaggtaagtaatcaggtaaggggttccaggcagtcagtatACTTGAAACCGGCAGCGTAAAATAAATTTAGAACATATAATATTTTGAACCAACAATTAAATACAAATTCAATTATtcgaaatgattatcaaatgaTTCTAATTTGCTGACGCTTTATAACACGTGGACTCCCCCCAGCCATGGGGCTCATGCCCCTCTCCTTGGCCCAGCAACCATACCATACGCTGAAAGAACCCAATAATCTCCTACTGAGTAAAAGCTTTGAACTTTGGAAGACCAACAATGGCTAAGCTCTGAAAATCATCGAAGAATCAACCTTGACTTTCTCCCCCTTTCCCTTCTTCTCTGTCCTGATTCATCCTTCCCTCACTCCATAAAGCCTTCCCAATTGAGGGTTTTCAGATTTTCCCTTTGTGCTAAGCTTGCTGGCTGGGTCCAAGCAACAGCCAACAACTAGAAGAAGAATGCTGGGTCCCACCGCGTCGAAGTGGCACAGAGCCGGCGGGATTCTCTTCCACCT
Protein-coding regions in this window:
- the LOC126589682 gene encoding cytochrome P450 714C2-like, with the protein product MELLQFDSKLLTSLVLLGFIGLLARLYNGHVAKPKRLRSLLTKQGINGPPQTLLLGNILEIKEARGSSNSTIEPPISHNCAALLFPFFEKWRKLYGEVFVFALGNTQILYVNQPDAVREITTCTSLDLGKPTYQFKERGPLLGQGILTSNGASWVHQRKIIAPELYMDKVKGMINLIAESTVTLINSWNSRIEAEGGISDIKIDSYMGSFSGDAISRACFGSNYSKGEEIFQKLKKLQEAMGRKAFLAGIPGMRHLPTKSNTEVWTLEKEASSLIQQVVKERQAAEYEKDILQIILEGAKNSNLSQEATDRFIVDNCKNIYLAGYETTAVAATWCLMLLASNQEWQERVRAEAHQICQGRIPDAEMVRNMKKLTMVIHESLRLYPPVSVVSREALKDMKFGDIHVPKGVNVWTMVVTLHTDPEVWGPDSYAFKPDRFANGITGACKLPHLYMPFGVGPRICLGQYFAMVELKVLIALIVSNFSFSLSPKYRHAPTLRLVVEPEHGVDLLVKKLRQEAAK
- the LOC126589683 gene encoding NAD(P)H-quinone oxidoreductase subunit N, chloroplastic-like; translation: MAAANCFKHGTNLPVSANLRHKQPPPRSSFIGNNGLKGNRSMVLMVGMCGGHGNGKASKRAGMIRCGRGIEDFIGGDLVRFDLGRWLSDVEEHKALAVYSPHEGGYEGRYLNRLTYQGYYFLDLSARGLGDPETTLTKVHPVCPPHLGKQPISRWYFPPEVDYRLAALPPKAKGLVVWIIEAKVLSKAELQFLALLPTLRPKVRVIAECGNWRKFVWKPLKEISGLTANEA